The Phormidium yuhuli AB48 DNA window GCTTGTTCAAATTTACGGATGAGTTGCAATCTCGGCTGGAAACGCTGTTAGAAAAAAATAAGCTGGGTGCGCTCCCTCCCCAAGAAGAGGCCGAACTCACCGCCATCACCGAGCTAGATCGCCTGTTCACTTACCTAAATTCTTTACTCGTGGCACAGCAATGACCTTGAACGCGGCAGCAAAACAACAGATTCGCCAGCGTGCTGCGGGGTTATGCGAATATTGCCATTCTCCAGAAAAAATCAGCACGGCTCGATTCACGATCGACCACATTCGGCCCCGCTCTCTGGGTGGCTCCGATGATCTGGATAATCTGGCCCTGGCTTGTAGTCGCTGTAACCAAGGGCACTATAACTTTATAGAGGGACTCGATCGCCAAACTCTGGCCATGCAACCCCTCTTCCATCCCCGGCAACAGCTCTGGTCAGACCATTTCATCTGGACAGCCGATGGCACTCGCATTCTGGGCACCACTGCCATCGGTCGCGCTACTTGCGATCGCCTGGATATGAATGACAGTCGCTACCAGGGCGATCGCCCCATCCAAGAAGCCCGCGCCCTGTGGGTGCAAGCGGGCTGGCATCCTCCTGCCCTCGACCCACGCCAACCGTAACCATCCCCAACTGCCACTCCTTGCCCGATCCTCTCCCATGACCGACTTTGACTTTCTCAGCGATGATTTTGATATTGAAGCCCACCTGGCTAATGAAGAGAAGCGGGAGGAAATTCAGCAGCTTGACCAACTGGCAAGGGACTGCCGAGACGAACTGCAATATGCCAAAGCCGAGAAGTTCTCTCAACGGGCTGCTGACCTAGCCGCAGACCTCAACGACCTGTCCCTGCAAGTCAAAGAACGGTTCTGGCTGGCTGAAGTGCAACGGATGCAGGGAAAGTATCAGGTGGCATTAGAGGGGTTCACCTGGCTGATTGGGGTGGCTTACGACCCGCAGCAGAGTTGCCAGCTGGGGGAAGATGACCTCTGGTATGTGGCAAACGGCTTTATGGATTTCGTGGCGGTGGGGCGGTTTTTGCCGGAGATGGCGGCGACGGATCTAGAGCCGGTGCTGGCTCGGGGATTGGATTGGTTGGCAACTGTGGGCAAGCGCAACTGGTCTGCCGGATTACGGCTTCAGCGAGGAACCCTCTGGCAAGCCCAGGGAAAGCTGGAGGCTGCCCTCAGTGAGATGGAAGCCGCTTTGGCACTACACCGTCGCCACCAGGATGCACCGGGCTACAGGCTGGAATCACATTTGTGCTGGCTGGGGGACTTGCTGCAAGAGATGGAGCGTCCGGAGGCGGCTGCTGATGCCTACCGGGAGGTCACCCAGGGCTATGAGTTTAATGATTATGAACAGATGTGGGCCTGGACGGGATTGGCGCAGCTGGCAGTAGAGCAGGAGGATTGGGCGGAGGCAGAAACTTGCGCCCTCAAGTCCCTGGAGTTGGCGCGGGGGATTGAGTCTCCAGAACCTGTTTATGGGGCGTATAGGCAGTTGGGTCATGTGTACTTTAAGCAAGAACGTTTATCTCACTGTATTGAAGCCAGAATTCAGGCCTGGCGCTATGCCCGTCAGATGGAAAGTCAGGCAAGGCTTCATAATATCTACAAGGATATGGCAGAAATCCGCATTTATCAGGCTAAGCAGAGTAACCCCCAACGCTACATTCCTAAAGCCCGTCGCTGGTTGCAGTGGGCGTTGCCTCTGGCTGTGCGCTTGGACCGTCAGGTAGGCTCAAGCCAACGCCAAGACAAGATTCACAACTGGCAAGCTGACTGTGACACCCTGCTACCATAACAATACGCTAGGACTGCCAGACCAATGCTCCATCCCGTCGCACCATCTCCAACGGCAACCCCTGCGTCAACCGAACCAAGGCCTGGCGCCAAATCCCCACCTCCCCCACCGCTGCTTCACTGGTGAGCGATGTCAACAGCAGCAACGCCACCAAAATGGCATCTCGCCGCTCTCGACAGGCGAGTCCCTGACGAGCCAACAACGTCGCCAGTGGCACGGCTAAGTCCAACCGTCCCCCCTCCGACACCATGACCAGCCTGGGTTGGATCTCTGCCAGCAGTTGGGCACCGATCCTGACCGTATCCTCCCAGGCCAGGGCAAACTCTGAATTGCCTTGCTCAGACTTTAATAGAAGGCACAACGCCGTCCCCTGAATCACACAGTGAAACGAGTCCAAGGCACTCAGTCCATTAGCAGGGTTTTCCCATTGAGCGATCAGTTTTTCCACATCGGGTTTGAATACAGAAAACGGCTCATCATTCAAGATTGAAACCGGTTTATCCCAGCGATCTGTCCATAACACCATGGGCCGATAAGGGTCGTTCCGGGACTGAGCTATCATCGCTTCGGCAAAACACCAACCCCGACTCAGATATCCGTCCCCTTCTTTCCGCAACGCCAGGGTGCTCACCTGGGGCGACAGCAGCAACTCCCCAATCCCTTGCAAGGCCTGGGTAAACTCCTCTGCTTCAGCCGGGGTTTTGGGGTCTTGCGGTAAGCAGGCATAATCATACCAGAAGCCAATCCTCGCCAAAATTCCCTGTCCATCCTGCCAAAGCTCTTCGGCATCGGCCTGAGACTCGGCGTCACACAGACAGCGAAACAACAAATGGGCTGCCTGCAACGTGCCTTGCCGTCGCAGCGAGGGAATCTGCTTCAGTCGTTCTTGGGCCACTTCAGGACCCACCCGTTCATCGGAAATCACTTCAGCAATCATGCTAAGATGCTGTGCCAGTCGCTTCAGGGCTGCCAGTTGGGTTCCATCGGGGTCGGGATCGGTCTGACTTCCCCAGCGATGAGAGATAAAGACAAAATGCCAAAGGTGATCGGGGGAGGTCCAAGTTTCGGGGGGTAAATCCTGACAGCGGGCTAATTTGGGTAATGCCAAGAGAGTGCGTCCACTGATATAGCGATAGGGTTGAAGCTCGGTCGGTTGACATGGGGTCATTTCATCAGATTGGGGATAGAACCGGCTCTACATTGACAGGCTCACCCTGAACGGGCAAGGCCCAGTGTTGTCTATGTTGAGGAACCCTCGACACAACTAACTCCTGGAAAGGGTCGGGGTGATGTGTAAAATTCCCGCTGGGGCTAATCTTGTAGGGGTTTGTGAAACCCAGTGAAAGTCTTGAGTCAAGTCGCCCCGGTCAGGGGCGATGGAGGGGCAGCAGCAGTAGCCGGAGAGAAAGAGAACAAGGGGACCCTCTCAAGTCAGCTCTGCCTATCTTAGGGGCAGAGCTGACGCGAAAGCTTCAGGGGCAGACTGGTCATGGCAGCAGCAAGCCCTCGCCGGGGGGTGCTCGGGAAAAAGAGAAGGGGGTTGCTGACCGTCGCGCCAATTTGACAAGATAAATAGGTGACCGAGCCAAGTTGAGAGAAGCCCCCGATGAGCGAGTTCAGCAGCCAAGGACTATTCCGACCCCAAGTTCAAAGAAGTCTAGAGAAAGCCTATAGCCTGGCCTGTAGCAAACCCAACTTATCATTCTCTCAATGTATGGGTAACAGTTTTCGCCAAACCGTTGCCCGTCTGTTCTCCCATAAGCAAATGACCCAAGATGTGATGCTATCGAGACATATCGAAGCGACAAGGGAACGAGCCTCAGCCACAGAAGGGGACTATGTGATTGCCGCCCAAGACACCACCTATTACAACTACTCAGGACACAAGGAGATGTCGGGGCTAGGGGTAATCCAAGGAAAAGTCAGAGGAGTCATACAACACAATGTCCTCCTGGTGAACGAGTCCGGTCTGCCCTTAGGACTGTTAGGACAACAATATTGGACTCGAAAGGGGGGACTGAATCTAGCCG harbors:
- a CDS encoding HNH endonuclease, with amino-acid sequence MTLNAAAKQQIRQRAAGLCEYCHSPEKISTARFTIDHIRPRSLGGSDDLDNLALACSRCNQGHYNFIEGLDRQTLAMQPLFHPRQQLWSDHFIWTADGTRILGTTAIGRATCDRLDMNDSRYQGDRPIQEARALWVQAGWHPPALDPRQP